The Chloroflexota bacterium genome segment CTGGCACGTACAGGCGATCGACGGGCACGACCAGTCGGCGGTGCTGGCGGCGTTCGACGCGGTCCAACGGGTGCAGAACCAGCCACAGGTCATCATCGCCCATACGATCAAGGGCAAGGGCGTCTCGTACCTGGAGAATGGCATCGCGCAGGCGCACTACCACGGTGTACCCCTGACGCGCGAGCAGGCGGCCGTCGCGCTGCAGGAGATCGGCTAGAGGTTACCACTATGAAAATGGGCAAAGCGACGCGCGACGCCTACGGCGACGCGCTGCTGGAACTGGGCAAGCAGAATCCGAACATCGTTATTGTGGACGGCGACGTGCAGAACTCGACGCGCGCCGAGGCGTTCGCCAAGGCGTTTCCCGACCGCGCGTTTCAGGTCGGCATCGCCGAGGCGAACCTGGTCGGTGTGGGCGCCGGGCTGGCGGCGGCGGGCAAGATTCCGTTCATCGCCTCGTTCGCGGTGTTCATGATGGCGAACGCGTTCGACCAGTTGCGCATGTCGGTGGCGTTTCCGGGCTTGAACGTCAAGGTCGTCGGCAGCCATGCTGGCATCAGCATCGGCGAGGACGGGCCATCGCAGATGGGCATCGAGGATATCGGCCTGGCGGCGCTGTTGCCCGGCTTTACTGTGATTACGCCCGCCGACGAGCACGCTGCGCGCGCGGCGACCCACGCCATCGCGGCGCATGTCGGACCGTGCTACCTGCGCACCGGCCGCCAGAAGGCGCCGGTCATCTACGAGGACGGCTGCAAGCAGTTCGAGATCGGCAAGTCGATCCAACTGCGCGACGGGCGCGATGTGACGATCATCGCCAACGGCCTGATGCTCGGTATGGCGCTTGAAGCGGCCGAGAAGCTGGCGGCGGAAGGCATCCAGGCGCGCGTGCTCGACATGCACACGATCAAGCCGCTCGATCACGAAGCGGTCGAGAAGGCGGCGCGCGAGACCGGCGGCATCGTTGTGGCCGAGGAGCACCTGTTGCGTGGCGGGCTCGGTTCGTACGTCGCCATGTCGGTGGCGGAGAACTACCCGACGCAC includes the following:
- a CDS encoding transketolase family protein, coding for MKMGKATRDAYGDALLELGKQNPNIVIVDGDVQNSTRAEAFAKAFPDRAFQVGIAEANLVGVGAGLAAAGKIPFIASFAVFMMANAFDQLRMSVAFPGLNVKVVGSHAGISIGEDGPSQMGIEDIGLAALLPGFTVITPADEHAARAATHAIAAHVGPCYLRTGRQKAPVIYEDGCKQFEIGKSIQLRDGRDVTIIANGLMLGMALEAAEKLAAEGIQARVLDMHTIKPLDHEAVEKAARETGGIVVAEEHLLRGGLGSYVAMSVAENYPTHMRFIGLDDVYAESGAPEALLEKYGLTSHHIADCARELAHLPRTR